Proteins from a single region of Abyssalbus ytuae:
- a CDS encoding LytR/AlgR family response regulator transcription factor — protein MNLKCVIIDDEPLAINVIKNYISQTKGLELLNSFENAVENIEYIVSKSDEIDLLFLDINMPLLDGLSFLKSLNKKPLTIIMTAHEEFAVKSYELEVLDYLIKPVSFQRFIMAVNKAFKIKARQQKEYVVPAHERSYIFIKIDKKRIQKIYLDEILSVESLRDYIRINTISNKYIIHQTLSSFTDELPADKFIRIHRSYTIPIDKVEIIEGNSIEIADMRYPIGRSYITEVKKVLFNETDIDS, from the coding sequence ATGAACTTAAAATGCGTAATAATAGACGATGAGCCCCTTGCAATTAACGTCATTAAAAACTATATCTCCCAAACAAAAGGACTCGAACTTCTAAATTCTTTTGAGAATGCGGTAGAAAATATTGAATATATAGTAAGTAAAAGTGATGAGATAGATCTCCTTTTTCTTGACATTAATATGCCCCTTTTGGACGGATTGAGTTTCTTAAAAAGTCTGAATAAAAAGCCATTAACTATAATTATGACTGCACATGAAGAATTTGCGGTAAAAAGTTATGAGCTTGAAGTTTTGGATTATCTTATAAAACCGGTTTCATTTCAACGGTTTATTATGGCAGTAAATAAAGCTTTTAAAATAAAAGCCCGCCAGCAAAAAGAATATGTTGTACCTGCTCATGAACGGTCATATATTTTTATAAAAATTGATAAAAAGAGAATACAAAAAATCTATCTTGATGAAATATTATCGGTGGAAAGTCTGAGGGATTATATAAGAATAAATACCATTTCCAATAAATACATTATACACCAGACCCTTAGTAGTTTTACGGATGAATTGCCTGCAGACAAATTCATAAGAATTCACCGGTCTTATACCATACCTATTGATAAAGTAGAAATTATTGAAGGCAACAGCATAGAAATAGCCGACATGAGATATCCTATAGGAAGAAGTTATATAACTGAAGTTAAAAAAGTCCTTTTTAATGAAACAGATATAGATTCATAA
- a CDS encoding sensor histidine kinase, whose translation MQKIKDIININPDNNYTLTWKHHIVFWFVYFLFTTFRWGSYFNDYVYSFKTTLIGFAMHMSLCYFNIYYLMPRFIYRRKYSLYILSVLASLFIVVLAKFYLTYLLISHNVWPEGPEVTTTLTLNYAIEMMLGELYVMAFVSGIKVTLDWLRQQKRLADVEKLQLETELRFLKTQMSPHFFFNTLNNIYSLSVEQSPNTSKIILKLSELMRYLLYETNMHRQSLIKEIICLQNYLDLERIRYGSLLKINMNISGEIEDKEIAPMLLLAFTENAFKHGAKKNVGKVEINIDFNVTGKFLYFRITNPVPAPNNEKKIKDTPGGIGIGNVKKRLELSYNKDDYDLDIGVDHNQYTVDLKIKV comes from the coding sequence GTGCAAAAGATTAAAGATATTATAAATATAAATCCGGATAATAACTATACCCTAACATGGAAGCATCATATTGTGTTCTGGTTTGTATACTTTCTTTTTACCACCTTCCGCTGGGGTAGCTATTTTAACGATTATGTCTATTCTTTTAAAACCACATTAATAGGATTTGCAATGCACATGAGCTTGTGTTATTTTAATATATATTACCTGATGCCCAGGTTTATTTACCGTCGTAAATATTCTTTGTATATTTTATCAGTATTGGCTTCTTTATTTATAGTAGTATTGGCTAAATTTTATCTCACTTATTTATTAATAAGCCACAATGTATGGCCGGAAGGTCCGGAAGTTACAACTACCTTAACTCTTAATTATGCTATTGAAATGATGTTGGGCGAATTATATGTCATGGCTTTCGTATCGGGTATAAAAGTAACCCTGGATTGGTTGCGGCAACAAAAGAGGCTTGCTGATGTTGAAAAGTTACAGTTAGAAACCGAACTAAGGTTTTTAAAAACTCAAATGTCGCCTCATTTTTTCTTTAATACTTTAAATAACATTTATTCGCTTTCGGTTGAGCAATCTCCTAATACTTCCAAGATTATTCTGAAACTTTCAGAACTGATGCGGTATTTACTTTATGAAACAAATATGCACCGGCAGAGTCTTATTAAGGAAATAATCTGTTTACAAAATTATCTTGATTTGGAGAGAATAAGATATGGCAGTTTGTTAAAAATTAACATGAATATTTCAGGAGAAATAGAAGATAAGGAAATAGCTCCTATGTTATTATTGGCTTTTACCGAAAATGCCTTTAAACACGGAGCTAAAAAAAATGTGGGAAAGGTAGAAATAAACATAGATTTTAATGTGACAGGGAAATTTCTTTATTTTAGAATTACCAATCCGGTTCCTGCCCCAAACAATGAGAAAAAAATAAAGGATACTCCGGGAGGAATAGGAATAGGAAATGTAAAAAAAAGATTGGAACTTAGTTACAATAAAGACGATTACGACCTTGATATAGGTGTAGACCATAATCAATATACAGTTGATTTAAAAATTAAAGTATAA
- a CDS encoding GH92 family glycosyl hydrolase: protein MKTQHKITFLTILIILLYCSCNKKTKVENNIPSQEAHLTQFVNPFIGTGGHGHTYPGATAPFGMIQASPDNGTAGWDWCSGYHYSDSVTIGFSHLHLSGTGIGDLADIRIMPINKKTDLSDSYTTKDKIPYKSKYSHNKETAKPGYYSVFLEDYNIKAEITADTRTAFHRYTYDNGDDQSLILDLGYAFNWDKTIESQINIEDKFTVSGYRYSTGWARNQKVFFIIEFSKAINEYNLYTDNTKVKKINSVKGEKVAAQLFFNEINKNQLEVKVGISSVSIENAKQNISAYKNNFDFDKVKENTNQLWENSLSKIKIETQTDSLKTIFYTALYHSLIAPVIFSDTNGEFRKENDSLVLAKQYTAYSTLSLWDTFRAEHPLLIFLTPDKVSDMINSMLEYYKDKKVLPVWTLYANETNTMTGYHSVSVIAEAYLKGIKGFDIDKVYEAMKTTMMQDERGLKFYKEYGYIPYELQDESVTITLEYAYNDWCVAQVAKALGKEEDYKYFLKRSETAYTQLFDSQTGFMRGKSQTGGWHEPFDPKFSAHREHAVYTEGNAWQHSWFVPQDVTGLIKLHGGEAPFIQKLEQLFTEDSEITGTDVSPDISGLIGQYAHGNEPSHHIAYMFNKANAPWKTQYWVSEILKTQYNTTPNGLSGNEDCGQMSAWYVFSSIGIYPMNPASGEYQIGSPVFEKSTIQLSGNTEFVIEAENVSDKNIYIQSATLNGKELNRSYITHKEIIQGGKLHLVMRPSPNKEWGITK, encoded by the coding sequence ATGAAAACTCAACACAAAATTACTTTTCTGACTATATTGATAATTTTATTGTACTGTTCCTGTAATAAAAAAACAAAGGTCGAAAATAACATTCCTTCACAAGAGGCCCATTTAACCCAATTTGTCAATCCTTTTATAGGAACCGGGGGCCATGGCCATACCTATCCGGGGGCCACAGCACCGTTTGGAATGATACAGGCCAGCCCCGACAACGGCACTGCCGGATGGGATTGGTGCTCCGGATATCACTACTCTGATTCTGTTACTATAGGTTTTAGTCATTTGCACCTTAGCGGAACCGGCATTGGTGATTTAGCCGATATAAGAATTATGCCGATTAACAAAAAAACAGACTTATCCGATTCTTACACCACAAAAGATAAAATACCTTATAAATCCAAATATTCTCATAATAAAGAAACTGCAAAACCCGGCTATTACAGTGTTTTTTTAGAAGATTATAATATTAAAGCGGAAATTACTGCCGACACCCGAACTGCCTTTCACCGCTATACTTATGACAATGGTGATGATCAATCCCTTATTTTAGATTTAGGATATGCGTTCAACTGGGATAAAACAATTGAATCTCAAATAAATATTGAAGACAAGTTTACAGTTTCAGGATACAGGTACAGCACAGGATGGGCACGTAATCAAAAAGTATTTTTTATAATAGAATTTTCAAAAGCTATCAATGAATACAACCTTTATACCGATAATACCAAAGTAAAAAAAATAAACTCGGTTAAAGGAGAGAAAGTTGCTGCACAATTGTTCTTTAATGAAATTAATAAAAATCAACTCGAAGTTAAAGTAGGGATTTCTTCAGTAAGTATAGAAAATGCCAAACAAAATATTTCTGCATATAAAAATAATTTTGATTTTGATAAAGTAAAAGAAAATACAAACCAATTGTGGGAAAACAGTCTTTCTAAAATAAAGATTGAAACCCAAACAGACTCACTTAAAACCATTTTTTATACCGCTTTATACCACTCTCTGATAGCTCCCGTTATCTTCAGTGATACCAACGGGGAATTCAGAAAAGAAAATGACAGCCTTGTTTTAGCAAAACAATACACAGCATACTCCACCTTGTCACTTTGGGATACCTTCCGGGCGGAACACCCCCTGCTTATATTTCTAACGCCTGATAAAGTGTCTGACATGATTAATTCCATGCTGGAATATTATAAAGACAAAAAAGTTTTGCCGGTATGGACATTGTATGCCAACGAAACTAACACCATGACGGGGTATCATTCCGTGTCGGTTATAGCCGAAGCCTATTTAAAAGGCATTAAGGGATTTGATATCGACAAAGTCTATGAAGCCATGAAAACAACGATGATGCAGGATGAAAGAGGATTGAAATTTTATAAAGAATACGGATATATTCCTTACGAACTGCAAGATGAATCAGTAACCATAACATTAGAGTATGCTTATAACGACTGGTGTGTGGCACAAGTAGCCAAAGCTTTGGGAAAAGAAGAAGACTATAAATACTTTTTAAAACGTTCTGAAACAGCATATACCCAACTATTTGACTCACAAACCGGCTTTATGAGAGGAAAATCTCAAACCGGTGGCTGGCACGAACCCTTTGACCCCAAATTTTCGGCTCACCGGGAACACGCTGTTTATACCGAAGGGAATGCATGGCAACATAGCTGGTTTGTACCACAGGATGTTACAGGACTTATAAAACTCCATGGTGGAGAGGCTCCTTTCATACAAAAACTGGAGCAACTGTTTACCGAGGATTCTGAAATCACAGGAACCGATGTTTCTCCTGATATTTCAGGTTTAATAGGACAATATGCCCACGGAAATGAACCCAGTCATCACATCGCTTATATGTTTAACAAGGCCAATGCCCCCTGGAAAACACAATATTGGGTGAGTGAAATATTAAAAACACAATATAATACTACCCCAAACGGATTGAGCGGCAATGAAGATTGCGGCCAAATGTCTGCATGGTATGTATTCAGCTCAATAGGAATTTACCCTATGAACCCTGCTTCAGGCGAATATCAGATAGGAAGTCCGGTATTTGAAAAATCTACCATACAACTATCCGGTAATACTGAATTTGTCATAGAAGCAGAAAATGTTTCTGATAAAAACATATACATACAATCCGCCACCCTCAATGGCAAAGAACTTAATCGATCATACATTACACATAAAGAAATAATACAAGGAGGCAAACTACATTTAGTAATGAGGCCGTCTCCAAACAAAGAATGGGGTATAACAAAATAA
- a CDS encoding sodium:solute symporter family protein produces the protein MNLATIDILIILCYIVITLFLGFYVSKKASRDIQSYFLGGNEIPWYYLGLSNASGMFDISGTMWSVTILFVYGLKSAWLPWLWPVWNQVFIMIFLAAWLRRSNVMTGAQWITYRFGTNFGARLSHIIVTVFAIISTLGFIAYFFEGIGKFAVIFFPWDLSYSTAAFNISSEQSYAFIIIAITTLYTLKGGMYSVVGTEVIQFFIMTVSCIVIGYIAFTSVTADQISAAVPPNWKNLFFGMDLDLDWSGYINSVNTKIEEDGFSLFGFLFMMMIFKGIFASLAGPVPSYDMQRILSARNETEASKMSALTIIVLFIPRYLMIAGFAVLGLVYLGPEIQASGAKIDFETILPVAIQRFVPAGFKGLLLAGLLAAFMGTFAAFINAAPAYLVNDIYKKYIKPNATEKTYMRFSYLSSILVVVIGLIFGFFASSINTLTVWLTSALYGGYAAANMLKWIWWRFNSYGYFGGMLAGLIAATIVPNLYPDTSAIYLFPLILLISFAGCLLGVYAGKPDDMEVLKNFYKTTKPWGFWKPVYAELKKEDPHFTANKNFWEDTFNCIIGIIWQMTFVLIPIYLLIKEYYHLGVVIILMIITSLILKYTWYNKIEKQNTKHKII, from the coding sequence ATGAATCTTGCTACTATTGATATTTTAATAATCTTATGTTACATTGTTATTACTCTTTTTTTAGGATTTTACGTTTCTAAAAAAGCATCGCGAGACATTCAATCATACTTTCTGGGCGGCAATGAAATACCCTGGTATTACCTTGGGCTCTCAAATGCTTCGGGTATGTTTGATATTTCAGGGACAATGTGGTCGGTTACCATTCTTTTTGTATATGGGTTAAAAAGTGCCTGGTTACCATGGCTATGGCCGGTTTGGAACCAGGTTTTCATCATGATATTTCTGGCAGCTTGGTTAAGAAGATCAAATGTAATGACAGGTGCCCAATGGATAACCTACCGGTTCGGAACCAACTTTGGTGCCCGATTATCCCATATCATAGTTACGGTTTTTGCCATTATAAGCACGCTGGGGTTTATAGCTTACTTTTTTGAAGGGATAGGAAAATTTGCCGTAATTTTTTTCCCGTGGGATCTCTCATACAGTACAGCTGCTTTTAATATCTCTTCAGAACAATCATATGCCTTTATCATTATTGCCATTACAACGCTGTATACATTAAAAGGCGGAATGTACAGCGTGGTGGGAACAGAGGTAATTCAGTTTTTTATAATGACTGTTTCCTGTATCGTAATAGGTTATATCGCATTTACTTCTGTAACGGCCGATCAAATATCAGCTGCAGTTCCACCAAACTGGAAGAATTTGTTTTTTGGAATGGACCTGGACCTGGACTGGAGCGGCTACATCAACAGTGTAAACACAAAAATTGAAGAAGACGGTTTTTCCCTGTTCGGATTTTTGTTTATGATGATGATTTTTAAAGGCATCTTTGCAAGTCTTGCCGGGCCCGTACCAAGTTATGATATGCAACGCATCTTATCTGCCAGAAATGAAACCGAGGCTTCTAAAATGAGTGCCTTAACAATAATAGTCCTCTTTATTCCAAGATATTTAATGATTGCCGGTTTTGCCGTTTTAGGGCTGGTATATTTAGGCCCTGAAATTCAGGCGTCAGGAGCAAAAATAGATTTTGAAACCATACTTCCGGTAGCTATTCAGCGTTTTGTGCCTGCAGGATTTAAAGGATTGTTGCTTGCAGGATTATTAGCCGCGTTTATGGGAACATTTGCCGCATTTATAAACGCCGCTCCTGCCTATTTGGTTAACGATATTTATAAAAAATATATAAAACCAAACGCAACTGAGAAAACCTACATGAGATTTAGTTACCTCTCATCAATACTCGTGGTAGTAATAGGCCTTATATTTGGTTTTTTTGCATCTTCAATAAACACTCTTACCGTTTGGCTCACATCTGCTTTATATGGTGGTTATGCAGCAGCCAATATGTTGAAATGGATTTGGTGGAGATTTAATTCGTACGGATATTTTGGCGGAATGTTAGCAGGCCTTATCGCAGCCACCATAGTGCCTAATTTGTACCCGGACACCTCTGCCATATACTTATTCCCGCTTATATTGCTCATATCTTTTGCGGGTTGCTTACTGGGAGTATATGCAGGAAAACCCGATGATATGGAGGTGTTGAAAAACTTTTATAAAACCACAAAGCCCTGGGGCTTTTGGAAACCCGTATATGCCGAGTTAAAAAAAGAAGACCCGCACTTTACCGCCAATAAAAACTTTTGGGAAGACACTTTCAATTGTATAATAGGCATCATCTGGCAAATGACCTTTGTGCTTATTCCAATATATCTGCTTATCAAAGAATATTATCATCTTGGTGTTGTTATCATTTTAATGATTATAACCTCACTAATTTTGAAATATACCTGGTATAATAAAATAGAAAAACAAAACACAAAGCATAAAATCATATGA
- a CDS encoding glycoside hydrolase family 130 protein, with protein sequence MTKQIPWQEKPEGCTDVMWRYSKNPIISRNAIPSSNSIFNSAVVPFKDGFAGVFRCDNKAVQMNIHAGFSKNGMDWEINHHPILMQQGNTSMISSDYKYDPRVTFIEDRYWITWCNGYHGPTIGIAYTFDFVNFYQCENAFLPFNRNGVLFPQKINGKYAMLSRPSDNGHTPFGDIFISYSPDMKYWGEHRNVMQTAPFEESAWQCTKIGAGSVPFLTEEGWLMFYHGVINTCNGFRYSMGAAILDKDTPEIVKYRTKPYLLAPAVPYEQTGDVPNVVFPCAALHNTEEDKVAVYYGAADTVVALAFGKISEIIKFTKENTLP encoded by the coding sequence ATGACAAAACAAATTCCCTGGCAGGAAAAACCGGAAGGCTGTACCGATGTAATGTGGAGATACTCAAAAAATCCTATTATATCCAGAAACGCCATACCTTCTTCCAACAGTATTTTTAATAGTGCCGTAGTACCTTTTAAAGACGGTTTTGCAGGAGTTTTCAGGTGCGACAATAAAGCAGTTCAAATGAATATCCATGCAGGTTTCAGCAAAAACGGAATGGACTGGGAAATCAACCATCATCCCATTTTAATGCAGCAAGGCAATACTTCAATGATCAGTTCCGATTATAAATACGACCCCCGGGTTACTTTTATTGAAGACAGATACTGGATTACCTGGTGCAATGGTTACCACGGACCCACAATTGGCATAGCTTATACTTTTGATTTTGTAAACTTTTATCAATGTGAAAATGCATTTTTGCCATTTAACAGAAACGGAGTCCTGTTTCCTCAAAAAATAAATGGAAAATATGCTATGCTAAGCAGGCCCAGCGATAACGGGCACACACCTTTTGGCGATATTTTCATAAGCTATAGCCCCGACATGAAATATTGGGGAGAACACCGTAATGTAATGCAAACCGCCCCTTTTGAAGAAAGCGCATGGCAATGCACTAAAATCGGTGCCGGATCCGTACCATTTTTAACAGAAGAAGGCTGGTTAATGTTTTATCATGGTGTAATAAATACCTGCAACGGATTCAGATATTCAATGGGTGCAGCAATTTTAGATAAAGATACTCCCGAAATAGTAAAATACAGGACAAAACCTTATCTTTTGGCTCCTGCCGTACCCTATGAACAAACGGGGGACGTACCAAACGTTGTCTTTCCCTGTGCTGCATTACATAATACGGAGGAGGATAAAGTGGCAGTATATTATGGTGCAGCCGATACCGTAGTGGCCCTGGCCTTTGGAAAAATAAGCGAAATCATTAAGTTTACCAAAGAAAACACACTACCATGA
- a CDS encoding carbohydrate-binding family 9-like protein, with the protein MSSVLQYLTGRKKNKKPGILWITFITVLSYGQPTQETLSHKSYIAYHTTENITIDGIPSEEAWQKISPTGLFTDIEGHKTPKYSTSVKILWDKECIYFLAEMEEPHVWGNLKQKDTIIFYNNDFEIFIDPDNDTHNYYEFEINALNTLWDLFITKPYREGTPVLNDWDAKGFQSAIQIQGTLNNPDDTDKGWTLEIAIPLAVFKTSYFHDNNPANKFWRVNFSRVNWDFQLINNKYSRKKDSKGNFAAEYNWVWSPTGVIDMHRPEDWGYVYFSLKEAGLQDNFTIPEDEKVKQLLYELYRKQKKYFNKNKRWATSIQELLQSSRNIYDKNIAPTLENHQTGWNISAVSPYTQHTYIIKEDGKIIQKEK; encoded by the coding sequence ATGAGCAGCGTACTTCAATACCTGACAGGCAGAAAAAAAAATAAAAAACCGGGGATCTTATGGATCACTTTCATCACCGTATTATCCTATGGGCAACCAACTCAGGAAACCCTCTCTCATAAATCTTATATAGCTTACCACACCACCGAAAACATTACAATTGACGGAATACCCTCTGAAGAGGCCTGGCAAAAAATTTCACCAACCGGTTTATTTACAGATATTGAAGGACATAAAACCCCAAAATACAGTACCTCCGTAAAAATACTATGGGATAAGGAATGTATTTACTTTCTTGCCGAAATGGAAGAGCCGCACGTATGGGGAAACTTAAAACAAAAAGACACCATTATTTTCTATAACAATGATTTTGAAATTTTTATAGACCCCGATAATGACACCCACAACTATTATGAATTTGAAATTAATGCCCTGAATACCTTATGGGACCTCTTTATTACCAAACCTTACCGGGAAGGTACCCCCGTATTAAATGATTGGGACGCAAAGGGATTTCAGTCTGCCATACAAATACAAGGCACCTTAAATAACCCTGATGATACCGATAAGGGATGGACTCTGGAAATTGCAATTCCTTTAGCAGTCTTTAAAACATCCTATTTTCACGATAACAATCCCGCAAATAAATTCTGGAGGGTAAACTTTTCCAGGGTAAACTGGGACTTTCAACTTATCAACAATAAGTATTCCCGAAAAAAAGACAGTAAAGGAAATTTTGCAGCCGAATACAATTGGGTATGGTCACCTACAGGAGTAATTGATATGCACCGTCCCGAAGATTGGGGATATGTTTATTTTTCGTTAAAAGAAGCAGGCCTACAAGATAATTTTACCATTCCTGAAGATGAAAAAGTAAAACAACTTCTATATGAACTTTACCGGAAACAAAAAAAATATTTCAATAAAAACAAGCGGTGGGCAACAAGCATACAGGAATTATTACAAAGCTCCCGTAATATTTATGACAAAAACATTGCCCCCACCCTCGAAAATCATCAAACAGGCTGGAATATATCAGCTGTAAGCCCATATACACAACACACCTATATTATAAAAGAAGATGGTAAAATCATCCAAAAAGAAAAATAA
- a CDS encoding putative glycoside hydrolase has product MKTIPAMLLLSLILNISCQPTIKKEEETVKKEITHTENVPFKYWIWITADTSKTDQEYTNEFKKYKTNGIDAVLINTGANAQTLKKLTPLAVKEGLEVHAWMFTMNRPGDSIALQHPEWYTVSREGKSCYDTRPYVDYYQWLCPTRKESRAHVLGLVENLAKVDGITSVHLDYIRFSDVFLPIGLLPKYNLVQEEELPQFDFCYCNVCINTFEKEHHKNPKEIKNVAIDMEWKQFRLNQIKKVVDEAYEITRKYDKKLTAAVFPYPEMADHMVRQRWDKWKIDEVLPMVYNNFYNEETNWIGFVTRQGVKDLEGKSTKLHTGIYLPPMTAENVSTAIQLAKDNGASGIAFFDGNAITPEQLEAIKKSKK; this is encoded by the coding sequence ATGAAAACAATCCCCGCTATGCTGCTGTTGAGTTTAATTCTCAATATAAGCTGTCAACCCACAATAAAAAAAGAAGAAGAAACAGTAAAAAAAGAAATTACCCATACAGAGAATGTACCATTTAAATACTGGATATGGATAACGGCCGATACCTCAAAAACGGACCAGGAATATACCAATGAATTTAAAAAATATAAAACTAACGGAATAGATGCTGTATTGATAAATACAGGAGCCAATGCTCAAACCTTAAAAAAACTTACCCCCTTAGCAGTAAAAGAAGGACTGGAAGTACATGCCTGGATGTTTACAATGAACCGTCCGGGAGATTCCATTGCCCTGCAACACCCGGAATGGTATACCGTAAGCCGGGAGGGAAAATCCTGTTACGACACACGCCCTTATGTAGACTATTATCAATGGTTATGCCCTACCAGGAAAGAATCCCGTGCCCATGTTTTAGGGTTGGTGGAAAACCTGGCAAAAGTAGACGGAATAACAAGTGTACATTTAGATTATATCCGGTTTTCCGATGTTTTTCTTCCCATAGGATTATTACCAAAATATAACCTCGTGCAAGAAGAAGAGTTGCCACAATTTGATTTTTGTTATTGCAATGTATGTATAAACACCTTTGAAAAAGAACATCATAAAAATCCAAAAGAAATAAAAAATGTAGCCATAGATATGGAATGGAAACAATTCAGGCTTAACCAGATTAAAAAGGTGGTTGATGAAGCCTATGAAATTACCCGTAAATACGATAAAAAATTAACGGCGGCAGTATTTCCGTATCCCGAAATGGCCGACCATATGGTGCGCCAGCGCTGGGATAAATGGAAAATAGATGAAGTTTTACCCATGGTATACAATAATTTTTACAATGAAGAAACAAACTGGATAGGCTTTGTAACCCGTCAGGGGGTAAAAGACCTGGAAGGAAAATCAACCAAACTGCATACAGGTATTTATTTGCCTCCTATGACCGCAGAAAATGTTTCAACAGCTATCCAACTGGCCAAAGACAATGGAGCCTCGGGGATAGCATTCTTTGATGGGAACGCTATTACCCCGGAACAACTGGAAGCCATAAAAAAATCTAAAAAGTAA
- a CDS encoding isoaspartyl peptidase/L-asparaginase family protein — translation MITTLKYYYRLLPVILITACNTTQTSEKGQKAGEVKEETKEAVKPIVISTWNHGLPANEEAWKILSKGGKALDAVEQGVRTAEADPANHTVGIGGFPDREGNVTLDACIMDYQSNCGSVAFLQNIKHPISVARKVMEKTPHVMLTGEGALQFAIQQGFKEENLLTPESKKAYEEWLQQSDYTPVVNIENHDTISMLAIDQEGNISGACTTSGAAWKMYGRVGDSPIIGAGLFLDNEVGGAAATGLGEAIIRTAGSAMVVELMRQGKSPVQACKEVVERIREKHKNHKDMEYLQVGFIAINKQGEYGGYSLRSGFNYAVCDSKKGNRLEDAGFKLSAEN, via the coding sequence ATGATAACTACTCTGAAATATTATTACCGCCTGCTTCCCGTTATTTTAATAACAGCCTGTAATACCACACAAACTTCTGAAAAAGGACAAAAAGCCGGAGAAGTAAAAGAGGAAACAAAGGAAGCTGTCAAACCTATTGTTATTTCTACCTGGAACCATGGCCTGCCTGCCAATGAAGAAGCCTGGAAAATATTAAGTAAAGGAGGAAAAGCCCTGGATGCAGTAGAACAGGGAGTAAGAACCGCCGAAGCTGATCCCGCTAATCATACCGTAGGCATAGGAGGCTTTCCTGACAGGGAAGGAAATGTAACTCTCGATGCCTGTATAATGGATTACCAAAGCAATTGCGGATCTGTTGCTTTTTTACAGAATATAAAACACCCCATTTCCGTGGCCCGGAAAGTAATGGAAAAAACCCCGCATGTAATGCTCACAGGCGAAGGTGCCCTGCAATTTGCAATACAACAAGGGTTTAAAGAAGAAAATTTACTTACTCCCGAATCAAAAAAAGCATATGAAGAATGGTTACAACAGTCTGACTATACCCCCGTTGTTAATATTGAAAATCACGATACCATCAGCATGTTGGCAATAGACCAGGAAGGGAATATATCGGGCGCCTGTACCACCAGTGGGGCCGCCTGGAAAATGTACGGGCGTGTGGGAGACTCTCCCATCATAGGAGCCGGCTTGTTTTTAGATAATGAAGTTGGAGGGGCAGCTGCTACCGGCCTGGGTGAAGCTATTATAAGAACCGCCGGCAGTGCCATGGTAGTAGAATTAATGAGGCAGGGGAAATCTCCTGTACAGGCTTGCAAGGAAGTAGTAGAAAGAATCCGGGAAAAACATAAAAACCATAAGGATATGGAATATCTTCAGGTGGGTTTTATAGCTATTAACAAACAGGGAGAATATGGAGGATACAGTTTACGGTCGGGGTTTAATTATGCGGTATGTGACTCCAAAAAAGGAAACAGGCTGGAAGACGCCGGGTTTAAGCTTTCCGCAGAAAATTAA